The DNA sequence GAGCAGGTGTAGGGGGATGTTTGATCAAAGAACTAGTCCATCATCATGGCGAAAGGGAGAAGATAGTTCTGGGAAGAGATATGCATACGGTGTCGTTTGAAATCACTGAACCAGATCTGGATGATGACGTTACAGGAGAAAGAGAAGCTTATATGGCTAGTGTTTTATCCAAGTACAAAAAATCCCTCACAGAAAAAACCAAGTTCCATCTAGGTAACAGAAAAAACCAACTACTATGCATGGCGTTGCAATTCAAAACAAACTAATTTATGATGACTTGTTTCAGGCTATCCATACAATCTGGATTTCGACTACGATGCGCTGTGTCAGCTTCAGCACTTCTCCATAAACAACCTGGGGGATCCGTTTATCGAGAGCAACTACGGAGTGCACTCGAGGCAGTTCGAGGTTGGTGTTTTGGACTGGTTTGCAAGGTTGTGGGAACTTGACAAGAACCAGTACTGGGGATACATAACAAACTGTGGCACAGAAGGGAATCTCCATGGAATCCTTGTTGGCAGAGAGGTGTTCCCAGATGGAATCTTGTATGCCTCTCAGGAATCACACTACTCCGTTTTCAAGGCTGCTCGCATGTACAGAATGGACTGTGTCAAAGTCAACACTCTTTCCTCTGGCGAGATTGATTGCCATGATTTTAAGTCCAAGCTTCTTTCTAACAAGGATAAGCCTGCAATTGTTAATGTTAACATAGGTACAACTGTCAAAGGAGCTGTTGATGATCTTGATTTGGTTATTAACAAGCTTCAGGAAGCAGGATTCTCCCATGACAGATTCTATATCCATTGTGATGGGGCTTTGTTTGGTCTCATGTTACCTTTTGTCAAACGAGTAATTAATCAACCCTTCCAATTTCATTCGTGAATTGTTAATTGTTAACTGTTAAATGATTTGACATGTTTAACTAATTCAGGCTCCAAAAGTGAGTTTCAAGAAGGCAATTGGAAGCGTGAGTGTGTCAGGGCACAAATTCGTTGGGTGTCCAATGCCATGTGGGGTGCTGATAACAAGATTGGAACACGTGAAGGTGCTGTCAAGGAACGTAGAGTACCTTGCCTCGAGAGATGCAACAATCATGGGTAGCCGTAACGGCCACGCGCCACTCTTCCTATGGTACACTCTAAACAGAAAAGGATACAGGGGATTCCGGAAAGAGGTTCAGAAATGCTTGAGGAACGCACACTACTTCAAGGACCGCCTCGTCCACGCGGGGATCGGAGCAATGCTGAACGAGCTCAGCAGCACCGTCGTGTTTGAGCGCCCTCACGACGAGGAGTTCGTGCGCAAGTGGCAGTTGGCGTGCCAGGGGAACATAGCACATGTTGTGGTCATGCCAAATGTCACCATACACAAGCTGGATGGTTTTCTTGACGAGCTTGTGCAAAAGCGTGATGCATGGTTCGGAGAAGGGAAATCTCAGCCTCCTTGTATAGCTTCTGATGTTGGCATACATAATTGCCTTTGTGCTTTGCATAGGTGAGAAACTGTCACTCGGATATTTATAGAGTTGTTGTGTGTAAACGCTTGTATGCATGATTTATGTTTCTTAACGTTTGTGGTATTGCAAGCAACTGTCAAGAAATGTAGCTACACTGGAATGGATGAATTGAAGATTGTTTAATACCAGAGTTGTTTTAATTTTGAGTAAAGGACATTTTCGTCCTTAACCTTTTTTTTTGCGAACATTTTCGTCCTCAAGCAATTGAAAATACATTAAAGCCCCTGACCTTTAAAAAACGTGGACATTTATGTCTTTTCGTCGTTTGTACTGAACGGAAAAGGCTGAGCTGGCAGAGGTGGCGCTGAGGTGGCACGTAACGGAGGCCAGGTGGCATAGAGCATTTCGTAACAGGACGTATAAGTCCCTGGAGACGGAACATTTCGTAACAGGACGTATAAGTCCCTGGAGAcgaaaacgacgccgtttcgtCTCCTCCCCCATCTGCCACTTTCTTCTTCCTTCGTCCCTTTTCCTTCCATTATTCTTCCTCAACCCTGCCTCTATCACCGCCGCACAGCCGCGCCTCCGTCAGCCACCATCAACGCCGGCGACCTCCT is a window from the Arachis stenosperma cultivar V10309 chromosome 3, arast.V10309.gnm1.PFL2, whole genome shotgun sequence genome containing:
- the LOC130967646 gene encoding serine decarboxylase 1-like, with the protein product MVGSVDVWGTVDSSMNGAGVGGCLIKELVHHHGEREKIVLGRDMHTVSFEITEPDLDDDVTGEREAYMASVLSKYKKSLTEKTKFHLGYPYNLDFDYDALCQLQHFSINNLGDPFIESNYGVHSRQFEVGVLDWFARLWELDKNQYWGYITNCGTEGNLHGILVGREVFPDGILYASQESHYSVFKAARMYRMDCVKVNTLSSGEIDCHDFKSKLLSNKDKPAIVNVNIGTTVKGAVDDLDLVINKLQEAGFSHDRFYIHCDGALFGLMLPFVKRAPKVSFKKAIGSVSVSGHKFVGCPMPCGVLITRLEHVKVLSRNVEYLASRDATIMGSRNGHAPLFLWYTLNRKGYRGFRKEVQKCLRNAHYFKDRLVHAGIGAMLNELSSTVVFERPHDEEFVRKWQLACQGNIAHVVVMPNVTIHKLDGFLDELVQKRDAWFGEGKSQPPCIASDVGIHNCLCALHR